Part of the Companilactobacillus zhachilii genome is shown below.
TTTTCTTGCTCTTGGAGGCGGCATATTAAAAAAAACAACCCTTTTTCTGTAAATTTACACAACTATAACAAAAATTTACATTAATTGAACATAAAATATACACTACTTTTATATCATCTAATTATAGTAAATTAATAATTTGTTTCGCTGAAATAAAGATAGTAGGTGTAAAAAATGGATAATTTAGGTGATATTTTAAAAGAAGCGCGGCAGCAACAAAAGCTTTCTCAACTTGAGACTGCTGAAGACATTTGTTCCCAATCAACACTTTCTGAAATTGAACACAACAAATACATCCCCAATACGCAACTATTAATCAACCTTTGCGAACGTCTCTCAGTTGTTTTTGATGATTTGACATTAGCAAGCAATTTCAAGATTTGTAAGGAAAAATACTTTAACCAAAAAGTCAGTTATTTTTACAAGCACCATGAATTCGACGAATTACGCATATTCTTAAATCGACCAACCGTTTTAGAAACAGTCCAAACTAGCAAGCAAACTCAAGCATATTACTTTTATTTAGCCGTTTGTTCCCTCAAACTCGATCATAAATTCGATAATGCTAAAGAACTTCTCAAATTATCATTAGCCAGTGCCGGTCATAGTCGTAAACAGACTACCCTGACTCGCTTGGGTAATATTGCTTTAGGTTACGTCTACGCTAGACAAGGTTTAAAAACATCAGCCTTACGTCAAATTGAGCTTTCCTTGAAGAATTTTCCTAAAAACACATATGAAGAAAATCTTAATTTGATTTTTTACATGGCAGCTCTTTCTTATTTTCAACTTTCACAGTTTGATAACGCTATTGAAGCTATCGAACAAGGTATTCATTATATTACTGAAAATGAATCACATTTCATGCTAATCAACAGCCTTTATTTGATGGCTAATATTGCTAAAATTGTTAAACAAAAAAATGCTCAATTGGCAATTAAAAATTATGATCTTTTCAATATCTTCATTCACGAAAGAGCTTATGAACAAGTTAACTAATAACCCGTCAAATCACAATCGAAAGCGTTTTTACATTTATAAAAAATGTTATAATTTTCACTAAAGGAAGGTTATAACTTATGGCAGATATCGAACAACTTTTAGAACAATTACAAGCAATCGCTCAAACCGGCAAACATTACAGCAAAGATGTTTTTGACCGTGAACGCTACGATCAACTCGAAGAGGTAGCTAAAAAATTGACTGCACAATTAGTAAGTAATGCTTCTCCAAAGAAACTAGATATTTATTTTGACCAAGATACTGGCTACGTAACTCCGAAAGTCGATATTCGTGCCGCCATCTTTAAGGATGATAAGATTTTACTCGTTCGTGAAAAAAGTAGTGGTCAATGGTCAATTCCCGGCGGTTGGGGTGACATTGGTTATTCAGCAGCTGATATTGCCGTTAAAGAAACCTTTGAAGAAGCCGGAATCAAAGTTAAGCCCTTAAAAATGATTTCAATTAAAGATATGCAAAAAAATCACTATCCCAAAAAGAATCTAAATTATGTTTATAAACTTTTCTTTGAATGTGAGCCAGAAGAAAATGGTATTCATAGTGGCGTCGAAACATCCGATGTTAAATACTTTACTCCAGATGAAGCTTTAAATTTGGACTTATCATTAGCACGAAATATGCCCGATGATTTCAAACGAGCTTTTGAATGTCACCATTCAATTAATTGGCAGACTTATTTTGATTAGAAACTATATCTACAAACGAGACATCTTTTTTAAAAGATGTCTTTTTGCTCTAGTATTAGTGATAATAAAAATTTGTGCATCATCCTTTTTATATTTTTCAATTAACCTAAGTATTTTGTCATCATCATAGACAAAAATCGTTCTCAAAAAATCAAGATAGTCGGAGTCTAAATGTTCACTAAACTGTTCTGGCATCTCGGCTCTACTACTTTTATCAATTCTCCACAATAGAGAACGTTTTAAAACTCTAAATAATGACTTTATTCTACTTACTTTGAGCCAAATAATAATATCGGCTTGAGGTATTCTTAAATTCATCGTTCTAGCATAATTACCGTCAATAATCCAGTTCACTTGATTCATGAATAGTGTCTGCTGGCGGTCAAACCAAATCTTAGCATTATCAGAATAGTCGGTCGTATGCCACAAACTATCAAGGTGCATTAATGGATAGCCAGTAATTCTTGCAATTTTTTTCGATAAAGTCGACTTACCTGTCCCAGAATTTCCAACAATTATAATATGCATCGTTATTACTACCCCCAAACGCTTTTATCATTACAATAGCATACTCAAATATAGTAAAAGTACAATTCTACGTTTGGTCTAACAAAATATTCAAAATTCACAAAAAAACACGAAATCTGTAAAAGGATTTCGTGTTTTTCTATTTTCTATAGCAAATGTGCATCTTTCAATAATTCTTCAATATATGTGCCATGGACTTTCTCCATAACCTTCTTTTCAATCATTCTTTCCTTAAATGGCAACTTGATATCTTCAATCTTTTGCTTACCATCCAAGTAGTAAATTGCTCTCAACAATGTCCGTACATCAAAGGCTGAGCCAAATACTTCGGGAACCGCACGATCAACATTTAGCAAAGTATAGACAGCTTCCATAGCTGTTCTGACTGAGTATTCGGTTGTAAAGACGGTGTCACGTTCTGTTTCAGCAAAGTTACCGATAAAGGCCAAGTTCTTTGAACCTTCTGGAACTACTAATGGACGATCGCCCACTTTTCTTGGCATAAAGTATGAAGTGATGTAAGGCATGTGTGCTGGAATTGTGCTGGCATGATTTTCAGCAATATCCTTGATTTTGTCTGTAGGAACACCAATATGGTATAGCCACTCTTCACAAAGTTCATCACCGGTGCACTCAGTAATCTTCTTATTGACGAAGTTACCTGGTTTATCTGAGAATAGTCCATAAACCCAAACGACTAACTCATTATCCTTTTGTCTCTTGAAGTGTTTTTGACGACTAATTGAGTAACCGTACAACCAGTTAGAATCCTTAATACTTACAGGACCACTTGTGACAATTGAACCACTGTGTGGATCCTTTTGACTGATTTTTTCAATATATGGTGTTACTTCATCGTCTGTCAAAGTAATTGTTCCTGAAATTGTCCAGTTAGCTTCAGGAATATTCTTGCAGAAGACGTCTGGATTACCAAAGGCTTTATCTTGTTTAGCCAAGTTTTCCCAAAGTGACCAACTGCTACCTAATTCATGCTCAGTTGGTGCTGGGTGAGTCTTGTCACCATAAGTTGTACTTTCAGTAATTGAACCATTTGTAACAAAGACAAGATCATTTTCGGTCAAAGCAATGGTGCTGTCCTTGCCATCAGTTGTCATGTCAATTTCTGTGGCAACTTTTGAACCATTTGAAGTATCAACTTTTATATTGTTGACGTGTGTATTATATGTAAATTGAACGCCCTTATCTTCCAAGAACTTGATCATTGGTTGAATCAATGATTCGTATTGATTGTATTTTGTAAATCTCAACGATGATAGATTTGAAAGTGAGTCGATATGATGACAGAAACGCATCAAGTAACGTCTCATCTCCATAGCACTGGCCCATGGTTCAAAGGCAAACATTGTTGACCAATAGAGCCAGAAGTTAGAATTCAAGAAGTCTTCTGAGAATACTTCATTGATCTTCTTGTCACCCAAATCTTTTTCAGGTGTCATAACCAAATCAATCAATTCTTTAACAGCTTTAGGTGTCAAAGTTAATTGACCTTCAGTTGGCAATTCCTTACCTTGATCTTGGATAACTCTACCATGTGAGAAACTTGGATCTTTCTTGTTTAACCAATAAAATTCATCCAAAACTGATGCATCTGGATCTTCCAATGAAGGAATTGATCTGAACAAATCCCAAAGCGTTTCGAAATGAGGTTCCATCTCTCTACCACCACGGATAATATAGCCCTTTTGCTCGTTCCAAATACCGTCCATACTACCACCGGGTAGAGCGAGTTCTTCGAGAACATGAATCTTGTCGCCTTTCATTTGACCATCACGTACAAGAAATGAAGCTGCAGCCAATCCAGCTAAACCAGATCCAACAATGTAGGCCGACTTATCGTCAACACCTTCTGGCTTCAAAGGTCTTGCAAATGCTTCATAATTACCATTACTTCTATACATAAGAACCACCTCTTGATTAAATTAGCTTTCGTTTTGTAACTGCTTACACGTAAAATATAGTTCTATTGTTTAGGATATGCAATAGTAAAAGTGTGATTTCTTTGTGAATTTTAGATTTGTTTTTAACTACATTTTGAGACAAAATATAAAAAGAGTGGTATTTGAGACAATCTCAAATATCACTCTCATTTTTTAAAACTCTTCATAAACCGCTGGATCTTGGTTTTTGGTGCGACCATCTGGCTTAGTCAATGCGTTAATTCTTTCCATATCAGAATTTGAAATTTCAAAATCAAATATGTTCATATTTTCGCGTTGTCTCATTGGAGAACTTGATTTTGGAATGGGAATCGTATCTAATTGATGTTCCCATCTTAAAATAATCTGACCAACTGATTTATGGTACTTGTTTGCAAGTTCAACTAACAACTTATCTTCTAGAACAGAACTTGCTCTTCCCAATGGACTCCAATCCATCGTTACAATACCGTTATCCTTGTCAAATTTACGCATCTCTTCTTGGTTAAAGTATGGATGCAACTCAATTTGATTAACAGCTGGTAAAATACCAGTTTCTTTTTTCAACTTTTCTAAGTGTTCTGGTAAAAAGTTGCAGACACCAATCGATTTTACTAAACCAAATTTTTGTGCATCGATCAAAGCTTGCCAAGCTTCAACATACATGCCGCGTTTAGGATTAGGCCAATGCAAAAGGTACAAATCAAAATAATCTAGATTTGTCCGGTAAAGTGATTCTTGCAAGGCGGCAATAGCATCATCATATGCGTAATAACGTCCTGGTAGTTTGGAAGTAACCGTAAGTTTATCACGATCAATGCCACTTTCAGCAATGGCTCGACCAACTGCTCCTTCATTTTCATAATTATAGGCTGTATCAATCATTTTGTAGCCATTATTTATTGCTGAAACAATACTCTGAATACCCTTACGACCATTCAATTTATATGTTCCAAACCCAAAGTTGGGAATTTGTTGACCGTCATTTAATTTATACATAAATATATCCCTCCTCAATAAACATTATTACCATACAACAGTTTGTACGAGCAAACAATTATCTAATTTAGGGCAAAGAAAAAGTCCTACATCAATCCGTGATGTAGGACTTTAGGCCACTTTACAGTAAATCTTTGGAATGTGCAAAGCGGTCATTTTTAAATCACAGGTAGGCTACCTGCACAACTAATCATACAGTTTTTTAAACCAAATAGCTAGCTTTTCTTTTTTGACCCTTGTCTATTCATCCTCTATCATCCCGTATATTTGTTTGACAACCGGCTTAGCGTCAGCAGCAATCCGTGAATAATTCTCCAACAAGATAACTGCATCTTTACCATTATTCGAAATATGTACGACACCTTGGAAGCCATATCCCCAACCATTAGCAAAATTATCATTCTTTCCGTGATACATACCGCCGCCATAAGTGCTGATGCTGCCGCGTTTAAATAAGATTTTGCGTGATTTCTTACTCAACATCTTTCCACGCATAATATATTTTTCAACTTTGTATAAATCCCTAGCACTCATATAAACTTGTCCAGTTCCTAATTCATCGAATTCAAAGAACTTCCTCGTATAAAAGGCATTTTTATAATCCAAGCGTGCTGACAACGGATCAATGTTATTATATCCAGCCGCTTTATCAATTTTAGGATTTTCATCATAGGCAAAAATCGTATGTTTCAAATGCAATTTCTTAATATAAGCTTTCGTAAACAGTTCTTGGTAAGACTTACCAGTTACTTGCTCCAAAATACCACACAATAAATTGAAGTTAACTGGTTGATAATTCCACTTTTTATATGATAATTCCGAAAAATGCACATTATGGATATCAGCATCAATAATTCCTGAATCTGGCAAAATTTCACTGGGACCAACTTCACTCAAGACTAATCCCGACGTCATATCAAGCATCTGCCTGATTGTGATTTTTTGACTGCCAGGAATAGCTGGATAAAATTTACTCAGCTTATCTGATAATTTCAAATGTTTCTTTTGGACTTGTTTCATCACCAAAGCCGCTGTCAAATTCTTTTGCACTGAATCAATTTCATAAGCAGTATTTTTGTCATTGCTAAGACCGTTAGCATAGTTTGAATAGCCACGACTAGTCTCATAAACCGTTTTGCCATTCTTGATAACGAGCAATGTCCCCGAAATACCCTTTTGGTTAAGTACACTGTCAATGTTTTGATCCAATTGACTACCTACAGTTGGGTCTACGGTATCGTCTGCTGAAGCTGTAACGGGCATTGTTCCCAAAATTGCAGCCAAGAGCATTAAAATTAGTAGAAAGATTTTCTTCATAATATATTCACCTATGAAACCTACAAATAAGTGACCTTCCTCATTTATTAATTATAAATTAATTTCCAAAAAAATTATAATAATACGCATAGTGACAGTCGCTTTTTAACTATGATTTTGCATCATCCTATTTTTAGCTCCCTTTCAAACGATATGGTAAAATATAGCCATCAAGAGAAGAGGAGATTTTAATGAATACAATAATTATAATTGTTGTCATCGTAGTGCTAATCGGTGCATATGCTGGCATGTACAACAGTCTTGTAAAATACCGCAACCGCGCCCGTGAATTTAGTTCACAAATCGATGTTCAATTAAAACGTCGGACTGATTTAATTCCTAATTTGGTTGAAACCGTTAAGGGTTATGCTACCCACGAAAAGGAAACCTTAGCCCACGTTGTGGAATTGAGAAACAGCGTTACTAGTGCTAATTCTCTCCAAGATAAAGTTGATGCTGATAATGAATTGACTGGTGCTTTACGTCAAATTTTTGCATTAGCTGAAAACTATCCTGACCTTAAAGCTAACCAAGAATTCTCTCAATTAATGGAAGAACTTTCAAACACTGAAAATAAAGTTTCATACGCACGACAAGCTTACAACAGTCAAGTACAGGCTTACGATACCGCTATCCAAACGTTCCCTCGTAACATCATTGCTGGAATTCATGGCTTCAAGGAAATGAATTTCTTGCAAATCCCTGATGTTGACAAAGAAGCACCTAAGGTTAAGTTTTAATCGAGGTAACTTATGATTTACGAGCAAATTGATCGTAATAAACGTAAAACCTACTTGATATTTTTCATTTTCTTTTTGATACTAGCAGCTATCGGTAGTTTCCTAGGACTTTATTTTTTTGACAATCTCTATACAGGAATCGTAATTGCCTTGATTATTGCGATTGTTTACACACTAATTACTTATTTTCAGTCTACTAGTATCGTAATGCAAATGAACGGTGCAAGAAAGCTAAATTCAGCGAAAGATGCACCAGATCTTTGGCATATTATTGAAGACCTTTCCATGGTTGCCGATATCCCTTTACCAGATATCTATATTATTGACGATCCTAGTCCCAATGCCTTTGCAACCGGACGAGATCCTCAACATTCAGCTGTGGCTGTAACAAGTGGCTTATATAAAATGATGGACCGTGAAGAGCTTGAAGGCGTATTAGCCCACGAAATCTCTCACGTAAGAAATTACGACATTCGAGTCTCAACAATTTCAGTTGCTTTATCATCAGCCATTATTTTAATCTGTTCAATTATCGGTAACGCCTATCGTTGGTGGATTCCGATGCGTGATGATGACCGTAATAATAATAATTCTGGCGTCATTAGATTAGTCCTGTGGGTCGTTGGTTTAATTTTCGCAATTATTGGACCATTGATCGCCAGCTTAGTTCAAATGGCAATTTCTAGAAATCGTGAATACTTGGCAGATGTTTCTGGAGCAGAATTAACCAGAAATCCGCAAGGATTAATTAATGCCTTAGAAAAACTCGAACAAAGCACCAAACCAATGAAACGAGTCGACGATGCCAGTGCTGCCTTGTATATTGATGATCCAACTAAGAAAAAACATTTTTCTGGGTTATTCGACACTCACCCACCACTGGATAAAAGAATTGAAGCATTGAAAAAGACATTTGAATAAAAAAGAAGCTGAAAAAGTCAGCTTCTTTTTTTCAGCCCATTTTTTAAAATAGGCAGTTTTTAACTGTTTACAATTTGTCTATTAATACCAATCCACTGCAGCAGACAAATAACTTAGCTTCTGGGTGTGCGTGCTAGAGTCCGCAGTGGCAGTGGTGTTAGGACGGTGGTTTTCCGTTCTTACAGCACAGGGCGTATTTTGAAATTCGCGTTCTTTGCGAAGTTCAAAATCGAGGGACGAGACCTTGGCTCGGCCCGGTCCTCACAGCAGACTCTAGCACGCACACCCAGAAGCGGCCCCCCAATATACGAATAAAATTTAGACACTTCGCAAATATTGTTCAAGATTTCTGAAAAATTATGATAGAATCAAACTTGAAGATATTTAATCTTCGTAGTGAGGGGATATTTATATGTATATGTTGTTACTAGTAGTTTTGGGGGCGATTTTCCTATTTACCACTTTTATGGTCAAACCCAAACGTCGGATTCATCGACGCTTAGTTTCCCTAGGACTTCTGCTAGTTGTCGTTGGCGGTTCAGGTATTTACGAATCGTATCAGAACAATGGTCAAGTAACTGGTGATAATCCGCGACAGTCGGAAAAGACCACGACCTCTGCCAGTTCTGATTTAGCCAATCTAAATTATCAGAATAATCAGGAAATTGAGGTTAACAACAATACGCCTACTTTCACAAAAGCCGAACTAAATGTCTCGGATGGTCCTTGGCAACGTTTCGCTGACTTGGACAATCTCAACCGAGCCATTCAGGCCGATGCATTATTGAGTAAAAGCTTGATGCCTACCGCAAAGCGCGAACCACTTTATGTCAATCCAACTGGCTGGCATAATAAGAGAATCAAAGGTGGCTGGCTATATAATCGCTCACATCTAATTGGTTATCAGTTGACCGGACAAAATAACAATCCGAAAAATTTGATGACTGGGACTCGCTCACTGAACTCACCAGAAATGCTAAAGCACGAAAACGATATTGCTTATTATCTCAAGCAAAATCCTAATAATTATATTAGGTACCGGGTTAAACCGATATATCGTGGTAATGAATTAGTCGCTCGAGGAGTTCAAATGATGGCTGAATCGTTGACAAATAACGGTCAGCCGGATAATGGAGTTTCTTTTAACGTTTACATTTTCAACGTTGAAAAAGGTGTGAAGATTAATTATAGTGATGGTACCAGTTTAGTTAATAATAATTATTGAGGAGATGGTCGTAGTGCAATACAGTACAGGTGATAAGGAAATTTTCGATCTAATTAATAAGGAAGAGAATCGTCAAAATAGAAATATTGAGTTGATTGCTTCTGAAAATATCGTTTCTGACAATGTTAGAAAAGCTCAAGGTTCAGTTTTAACTAATAAATACGCTGAAGGATATCCTGGGCACCGTTACTATGGTGGCTGTGAATACATCGATCAAATTGAACAAATTGCAATTGATCGTGCCAAGAAGCTTTTCAACGCTGAATATGTTAATGTGCAACCACATTCAGGTTCACAAGCTAATGCTGCCGCTTACCAAGCTGTTTTAAAACCTGGTGACTCAGTTTTAGGTATGGATTTAAATGCTGGTGGTCACTTAACACACGGTTCTAGAGTTAATTTCTCTGGTAAGATGTACAACTTCCATTCATATGGCGTTAATGCTGAAGGATTGATTGACTACGATAATGTTCAAAAGATTGCTGAAGAAGTTCAACCAAAACTAATCGTTGCTGGTGCTTCTGCTTATAGCCGAATCATTGATTTCAAGAAATTCCGTGAAATTGCTGATTCAGTTGGTGCTTACTTGATGGTCGATATGGCTCACATTGCTGGACTCGTTGCCGTTGGTTTACACCCTACTCCAGTTGGCGTTGCCGATATTGTTACTACAACTACTCATAAAACTCTTCGAGGCCCTCGTGGTGGTATGATTTTAGCTAAAGAAGAATTAGGTAAGAAACTTAATTCAGCTGTCTTCCCTGGTACTCAAGGTGGTCCATTGGAACACGTGATTGCTGGTAAAGCTGTTGCCTTTGGTGAAGATCTTCAACCCGAGTTCAAAACTTATATGGAACAAGTCGTTAAGAATGCTGCTGCAATGGCTAAAGTTATCAACGACGCTGACAACTTGTCAGTTTTAACAGGTGGTACTGATAATCACTTGCTAAACGTTGTTCTAACTGAATGTGACTTGAATGGTATGGAAGTCCAAAACTTACTTGATACAATTCATATCACAACTAACAAAGAAGCCATTCCAAACGACCCATTGCCTCCTAAATTTACATCTGGCCTTCGTCTAGGTTCTCCTGCTATTACATCAAGAGGATTTGACGAAGAAGACTGTGAAGAAGTAGCCCGTATTATTGTTGATGCAATCAAGTATCACGATGATCCAGAAAAACTTCAAGAATTGGATGCACGTACAAAAGCTTTGACTGACAAACATCCAGTTGAATTTAATTAATAGAATGTATAAAAAAAGTCGATTTCTCGTTGAGAAATCGACTTTTTTCGTTATTCTGGAACAGCATCTTTTGAAATAAAGTTTGTGTTAGGATTTGAACCAGTGTAATTAAAAATGCTATTGAATCCATCTAGGTCTTCTGGCCATTCAGCACTCATAGCGGTTGCGTTATCTGACATACCTAATGAGACTGGATTGCCTGTATAAATCAAAGCAGCTCGATGACCGAAATGTCCTATTTGACCATTTGAGGCAGAAACATTATTACTATCATCATACCAACCCTTCAAAAGTTCAAATGCAACATCCCTATCAGACATCATATCTTCTTGTTGGCCCCACTTTAAAATATAATCATAACCAAAATTATAAAGATTTTCCTCTGTATCTCTTGGTCTAGTTGAGTGGTTCATTGTTCTTCCTACTTGTTGATAGGCACGATGATTAGCATACTCAAACATTTCAGGTGTTGTCGTAGTCATTGGGGTGCCATTAGCAGCATGTAACGCATTAAGATATTTAATAAAATATTGATTAATGCGTTGAATACTAGGCGTGTAATTTAGAGAAGGATTTGTATTATCATACAATCTTTTAGAATCATTAGCCTTTAAATATTCCTTAGTGGCTACCTGATAATAGGTTTCATTGTTGTGAGTAAAAATTCTTCCAACTAACCAATTACTGTTTGGTCCTAAAGCACGGTCAGTAATCAGCTTTCCATCTTCACGATAAAGCCGAGCAATATTATTATCAACGCTAGCAACTTTAGCTGCATCAGCATCCTTCTGAGAAAGTATCATTGCACCAGTTGCAGAAGCTAGCAATGCCATCCCTATAATTAAACTTTTTACGGTTTTCATTAATTTAAATCCCCTAGAATTATATTTTGTGTAATTCAGTTGCTTTTAAAAATAAAATTCAGTAAACAATGATTTTATTTTTAAACACTGCCACCACCATGGAAATATATATCTTTAACCCATTCATTTGTTGCGACACGGTAATATTGGGCACCATCATATGTTTTTATTTTATCGGAGTACCAATCAGTATTATTTCCTAAAGCTCTATCAGATAAATTGTAAATTTCTCCTGTTGTTGTGGAAAAAGCTACTAAAGGACAAAATTTTCCATTATCGTTCCAAACAGTAATATTTTCTTTATTTTCCTTAACCGTAGCTGTTTGAGGAGCTAACTTAGGATCACTCGGAGTATAAGTTGGAACTTGTAATAATCTATATCCTGTAGCAGTTCTTAAAAATGTAATGGTACTTGGAGTTGCAACATGTTTGTCAACTAATGGTGCATCCTCTGTTTCAGTTTCACCAACTTTTGATATCCAAATAGGTTCTGTCCAGACATGTTGATACTTTCCGTCTACGTTTACATACATCCCAATATTAGAAGGACCATTTTTATCCGGATCAAAGTTATAATCAAGAGACTCAGCGTTAACTGTCTGTACTTCCGCTAAAACAGGACTTAGAGCTCCTAACAAACCTAAAGACATCATGAAAATAGTCAAGTTTCTTTTTAAAATTAAATTAGTATACTTCATAGTTCATTCTCCCTTAAAACAATTTTATTTAAGATCGTCGAATGAAACCCATTCATCAGTAGCAACACGACGCATATGAAGTCCATTAATTGTAGCAACTCTATCCGTATACCAGGCAGTATTTGGAGACAAAGCACGGTCAGTAACTTGCTTACCAGTTGATGTATAAAGTTTTGCCTGTCTTCTAGTTGTTATAGTAGTAACGTCTGGATAAACTTGAACACTATCTTTTTCAGAGATCCATTCATTATTAGCAACACGATAGTATGTTGTACCATTAACGCTCATTTCTCTGTCAACTTTCCAAATTGATGTCTTTGGCAATGCAGCTGTTGATGTAGCTTTACCGTTATCATCATATACTTTGGCATTAACCGATGGTGAGAATGTTGCGTCATAATATTTACCTGGAGCTGTAGTTGCTGGCTTTTGATTATTTTGGCTATTAGAATCATTTGTGCCATTTCCGAGTGTCACAACAACATCCTTTTTAGCTACTTCAGTTGTAACTCCCTTATTATCGACATAATCTTGTAAAAAGTCATTTCCGGTCAATTGACCTTCAGCTGTATATCTCAAAGAAGTGTGGAATGTTACACTTTTTCCATTTTGTAACATGTGATTAATTCCCTTTGGA
Proteins encoded:
- a CDS encoding SLAP domain-containing protein → MIKYMGITAATLLAVAPIAMPAMSSATETTVKADAASGVNQADVQKWLGQVKSNVTINESALISKEDEELYWGIGTNNIWSITPQELTPDSSIFDLFNAENVNKDDLFTHFNDNADQSNLFFSNRHYHVIMNATVSDGSVSGNLNPKGINHMLQNGKSVTFHTSLRYTAEGQLTGNDFLQDYVDNKGVTTEVAKKDVVVTLGNGTNDSNSQNNQKPATTAPGKYYDATFSPSVNAKVYDDNGKATSTAALPKTSIWKVDREMSVNGTTYYRVANNEWISEKDSVQVYPDVTTITTRRQAKLYTSTGKQVTDRALSPNTAWYTDRVATINGLHMRRVATDEWVSFDDLK
- the glyA gene encoding serine hydroxymethyltransferase — its product is MVVVQYSTGDKEIFDLINKEENRQNRNIELIASENIVSDNVRKAQGSVLTNKYAEGYPGHRYYGGCEYIDQIEQIAIDRAKKLFNAEYVNVQPHSGSQANAAAYQAVLKPGDSVLGMDLNAGGHLTHGSRVNFSGKMYNFHSYGVNAEGLIDYDNVQKIAEEVQPKLIVAGASAYSRIIDFKKFREIADSVGAYLMVDMAHIAGLVAVGLHPTPVGVADIVTTTTHKTLRGPRGGMILAKEELGKKLNSAVFPGTQGGPLEHVIAGKAVAFGEDLQPEFKTYMEQVVKNAAAMAKVINDADNLSVLTGGTDNHLLNVVLTECDLNGMEVQNLLDTIHITTNKEAIPNDPLPPKFTSGLRLGSPAITSRGFDEEDCEEVARIIVDAIKYHDDPEKLQELDARTKALTDKHPVEFN